A region from the Diorhabda sublineata isolate icDioSubl1.1 chromosome X, icDioSubl1.1, whole genome shotgun sequence genome encodes:
- the LOC130451083 gene encoding LOW QUALITY PROTEIN: piggyBac transposable element-derived protein 4-like (The sequence of the model RefSeq protein was modified relative to this genomic sequence to represent the inferred CDS: deleted 2 bases in 1 codon; substituted 1 base at 1 genomic stop codon), with product MSDVDGNTGNSNQKHELNNVIEIDEAMNVENLEIKWTNPEFIPKIFAFDNSNSGLQNHNLNSESTEVDFFMSLLSEDIMNVIAIETNRYALQKAAPKWKNVDVPELYVFFAMTRTKKLNIKEYWTQDILLSTPVFGKTMSRNRYCEIHRYLHFANSEEEEAHNRLGKFGTVLALLKDNFKAQFYPFQNLVIDESMVLFKGRLSFKQYIKTKRHRFVIKLYVLCDCETGIVLDFIVYVGKGTNPQENTRGLGATGEIVNSLLEPYLSKGHSLFTDNFYTSPTLSTFLYEKKTNSLMLTTLYENKMITLPRKDRVTNEDVQKPLCVLEYNKQMGTVDRFDIMISSIDSTRKSIKWYRKLFFHTIDITLLNAHAMYLTQNTSRVPLATFQLAIIRQLLERXKKLSKNISIPIDVYNFFRSQKAALSSVHLDLGNRRLTERYFPDLVPVKEGRKSGYMRCHVCSHNKKNLKKRKETRYICKECDVELCVCVVCFKIYHEEEIF from the exons atgtctGATGTTGATGGTAATACCGGTAATTCTAATCAAAAGCACGAGCTGAATAATGTCATAGAAATAGACGAGGCCATGAATGTTGAAAATCTTGAAATAAAGTGGACAAACCCTGAGTTCATACCGAAAATTTTTGCATTCGACAATTCTAATAGCGGGTTACAAAATCATAATTTGAATAGTGAAAGTACCGAAGTAGATTTTTTTATGAGTCTTTTGTCTGAAGATATTATGAACGTTATTGCCATCGAGACAAATAGGTATGCTCTTCAGAAAGCTGCACCTAAGTGGAAAAACGTGGACGTTCCCGAACTATATGTATTTTTCGCTATGACACGtacgaaaaaattaaacatcaagGAGTATTGGACCCAAGATATCTTACTCAGCACTCCGGTTTTTGGAAAGACTATGTCAAGAAACAGATATTGTGAAATACATCGCTACCTTCATTTTGCTAATAGTGAGGAGGAAGAGGCCCATAACCGATTGGGAAAATTTGGAACCGTTTTGGCTTTACTAAAAGACAATTTCAAGGCACAGTTTTATCCATTTCAGAATCTGGTAATCGATGAAAGTATGGTTCTCTTCAAAGGCCGCCTTAGTTTCAAgcaatatataaaaacaaaaagacatCGTTTTGTAATCAAATTGTATGTGTTGTGTGACTGTGAGACTGGCATAGTGTTAGACTTCATAGTGTATGTGGGGAAAGGAACAAATCCACAAGAAAACACTCGTGGATTAGGCGCTACAGGTGAAATAGTCAATAGTTTGTTGGAACCATACCTCAGTAAGGGCCATTCTCTTTTTACTGACAATTTTTATACCAGCCCGACATTGTCCACATTTCTTTacgaaaagaaaacaaattcat TGATGCTTACTACcctatatgaaaataaaatgatcacTCTTCCAAGAAAAGATAGGGTTACAAACGAAGACGTTCAGAAGCCATTATGTGTTTTGGAATATAACAAGCAAATGGGCACCGTCGACCGGTTTGATATTATGATAAGCAGCATCGATTCTACGCGCAAAAGCATCAAATGGTacagaaaactattttttcatacTATTGATATAACTTTGCTGAATGCTCATGCCATGTATTTGACTCAAAATACATCAAGAGTTCCATTGGCAACATTTCAACTTGCAATAATTAGACAGTTGTTagaaaggtaaaaaaaattgtccaagAATATTTCTATACCTATtgatgtgtataattttttcaggTCTCAAAAAGCAGCATTGAGTTCAGTTCATTTGGATCTTGGTAATAGAAGACTCACAGAAAGGTACTTTCCCGATCTAGTACCAGTCAAGGAAGGCCGTAAATCGGGCTACATGAGATGCCATGTATGTTCccacaacaaaaaaaatcttaagaaaagaaaagagaCCAGATATATTTGTAAGGAATGTGATGTCGAGTTGTGTGTTTGT GTTgtctgttttaaaatatatcacgaagaagaaatattttga